In Synechococcus sp. A18-25c, a single window of DNA contains:
- a CDS encoding SDR family oxidoreductase, which yields MISTLVVLGAGGFLGKKFVEVCLARLDKDLTIIAVDINISSLNSLAELNTSNLKLVEADVVLSDYINDLPLDLAGEITFINFVAKDFPVTSEGIVEKFPSPFSLLPNQFCMSLNITCGSSYNLLHLLDKHGLQASHVIMIGSIYTYTIPNPVLYSKTGDIYKPVAYSAGKSAQIPLVKQAARYLARFSGRCNCVSFGGIQSNQNSDFVSAYHKLSPQSKLVPVNDALKTLQWIVFDSPTSLNGADIMVDGGFTC from the coding sequence ATGATATCAACTCTTGTTGTTCTTGGCGCCGGAGGATTTTTGGGAAAAAAGTTTGTAGAAGTTTGTCTTGCACGCCTGGATAAGGACCTTACAATTATTGCAGTAGATATTAACATATCGTCTCTTAATAGCTTGGCTGAATTAAATACTTCTAATTTGAAGCTAGTCGAAGCAGATGTTGTGTTATCAGACTATATTAATGATTTACCCCTCGACTTAGCAGGTGAAATCACATTCATCAATTTTGTTGCAAAAGATTTTCCTGTCACTAGCGAGGGAATTGTAGAAAAGTTTCCATCTCCTTTTTCTCTATTGCCAAATCAGTTTTGTATGTCATTGAATATAACATGCGGTTCGTCGTATAATCTACTCCATCTACTTGATAAGCATGGTCTTCAGGCCTCTCATGTTATAATGATAGGATCAATATATACTTATACTATTCCCAATCCTGTGCTTTACTCTAAAACTGGTGATATTTATAAGCCTGTCGCGTATTCAGCTGGCAAAAGTGCTCAAATACCGTTGGTTAAGCAAGCAGCAAGATACTTAGCCCGCTTTTCTGGAAGATGTAACTGTGTTTCATTTGGTGGGATTCAGTCAAACCAAAATAGCGACTTTGTATCGGCCTATCACAAACTATCACCACAATCTAAATTAGTGCCAGTTAACGACGCGCTCAAGACATTGCAATGGATTGTGTTCGACTCTCCTACGTCTCTTAATGGTGCCGATATAATGGTTGATGGTGGATTTACTTGTTGA
- a CDS encoding cytidylyltransferase domain-containing protein, whose protein sequence is MNVICLSQARKTSTRLPGKVLIPIYKNLTSLDLIYKRLQKSSMLDDFKFIVPSDQSSNALVKYLEESCYKYHRGSLNDLVSRHLSALDEYEDCVIVRVTSDCPLVDPKLLDLAVKTYFEGSYEYVSTYTPANLSKFCNGSDIEVFSKSTLIKVSNFFDSPKDREHVTFPLWDGRLSGIKRLLLAPASGENYSDVRITLDYQEDLEVLKILLETAKDIHAPLPSFVEIYRNQGLSRLNSQYSFDQGWIQ, encoded by the coding sequence ATGAATGTCATTTGTCTCTCTCAGGCCAGAAAAACATCTACGAGATTGCCTGGAAAAGTTCTTATCCCAATATACAAAAATCTCACATCATTAGACTTGATCTATAAACGCTTGCAAAAGTCATCTATGTTGGATGATTTTAAATTTATAGTGCCCTCAGACCAGTCAAGTAATGCTCTTGTAAAGTATCTCGAGGAATCATGTTACAAATACCATAGAGGTTCTCTTAATGATTTAGTATCACGACATTTAAGCGCTTTGGATGAATACGAAGATTGTGTAATTGTGCGCGTCACAAGTGACTGTCCTCTAGTCGATCCTAAATTACTCGATCTTGCCGTTAAAACTTATTTTGAAGGCAGCTATGAATATGTATCTACGTATACGCCTGCAAACCTTTCGAAATTTTGTAATGGTAGTGATATTGAGGTGTTTTCTAAGTCTACGCTTATCAAGGTAAGTAATTTTTTTGATTCTCCCAAAGATCGCGAACATGTTACTTTCCCTTTGTGGGATGGTCGATTATCTGGAATCAAGAGATTACTACTTGCACCAGCTAGTGGTGAAAATTACTCTGATGTTCGGATAACTTTAGATTATCAAGAAGACCTTGAAGTACTTAAAATTTTATTAGAAACAGCAAAGGATATCCATGCACCACTACCTTCATTTGTTGAAATCTATAGAAATCAAGGGTTATCTCGCTTAAATTCACAATACTCTTTCGATCAGGGCTGGATCCAATGA